A region of the Clostridia bacterium genome:
CCCTGCGAAAGCTTAACCGCTTTTATGCTCCATTGCACGGGCGAGCAACCCATTCTGCCGTTCCGGGTGGATTCTGCCATTCAAAACAGCGCCTTTCAATCCACTCTGGATTTCTCGGAGGTCAAGGGGCAGGAAGCTGCCAAGCGCGCCCTGGAAATTGCCGCCGCAGGCGGACACAACTGTCTGATGGTCGGCAGTCCCGGTACAGGTAAAACCATGCTTGCAAAACGTCTGCCCACCATTTTACCCGATTTAACCTTTGAAGAGTCCTTAGAGGTCACCAAAATTCACAGCATCAGCGGTATGCTTCCCGATAACACACCCCTTATGTGTCAGCGTCCGTTCCGCAGTCCGCACCACACAATCTCTGCCAACGGCATGTCGGGCGGCGGACGTGTACCCCGACCGGGCGAAGTGAGCCTTGCACACCACGGTGTACTCTTTTTAGACGAATTACCCGAATTTCATAAAGACACCTTAGAGGTATTGCGCCAACCGCTGGAGGATTCTAAAATCACCATCTCCCGTGTGGCTTCTACCCTCACATACCCTTGTAACATTATGCTCATTACTGCCATGAATCCGTGTCGTTGCGGTTTTCTGAACGACCCGCACCACGAATGCACCTGTTCTCCGCATCAGGTACAGCAGTATATGGCAAAAATCAGCGGACCGTTGCTGGACCGTATTGACATCCATATTGAGGTCAACCCCATTATGTATGAGGATTTAGAAAACAAAACCGCTCCGTCCGTTTCTTCTGCCGAGATGAAAGAGCGGGTTTGCCGTGCCCGTGCCATTCAGGCATCCCGATTTGCTGAGGACGGCATTTTCACCAACGCACAGATGCAGGAACGGCACATTTTAAAATACTGTGCTTTAGGCGAAGCGGAAAACAATATGCTAAAGAAAGCCTTTGACCGCTTAGGCTTAAGCGCCCGTGCCTATAACCGCATTTTAAAGGTGGCGCGCACCATTGCAGACTTAGACGGCAGTGCGGACATTTTAAAGCCGCACCTGGCAGAAGCCATCAGCTATCGAAGCATGGATCGGAAATTAAAAAACGCTTAAGTTGCAAAAAATGTAAGAATCGTGTATAATTAATAAGGAAAACAATAAAAAGTTTCTAATATACATATACTGAAAAAATATTTGAGGAGTGGTCAAGTGAAAATCGTATTGGCTGGCGGCGGCACCGCAGGGCATGTAACCCCGAACATCGCGCTCATCCCCGCCTTAAAAGAAGCAGGTTTTACCGACATTCAGTACATCGGTACCAACGGCATTGAAAAAGAACTGATTACAAAGGAAGGCATCCCCTTCCATGAAATTCAGGCAGGCAAGCTTCGCCGCTATCTGGATATGGAAAATATAAAAGACATTTTCCGCATTATAAAAGGTACACAGCAGGCGAAAAAGCTTTTAAAGAAAATCAAGCCGGATGTGGTATTCAGCAAGGGTGGCTTTGCCTCCTGCCCTGTAGTATGGTCCGCAAAAAGCCTGCATATCCCTGTAATTTCGCATGAATCGGACATCACGCCCGGTCTTGCCAATAAACTCAGCCTGCCCTCTGCAAGCAAAATCTGCTATGCGTTTCCTGAAACGAAAGCACATCTGCCCGAAGGCAAAGCCATTTACACCGGCATCCCGATTCGCCCTGCATTTTTCACGGGCGACAGACAAAAGGGCTTGTCTTTCTTAGGCTTTACGGGTAAAAAACCGATACTCACGGTTATCGGTGGCTCACAAGGCTCTAAATTTTTAAATGAAACGGTACGCGGAAGCTTAAAAGCTTTGCTTGAAACCTTTGATGTGTGCCATCTTTGCGGTAAAGACAATCTGGATACATCCCTTTTAAGCACCGATGGCTACAAGCAGTTTGAATACATGCACGCAGAGCTTGCTGACGTGATGCAGGCAACCGATTTATTTGTATCCCGTGCAGGGGCAACCACTTTATTTGAAATTCTTGCCATGAAAAAGCCGTCTGTGCTGATTCCCCTTTCCAAGGGCAGCCGCGGTGACCAGATTTTAAACGCAAACTCCTTTGAAAAACAGGGCTTTGCCAAAAAACTGGACGAAGAAACCATGACCGAGCAAAGCTTTCTGGATACTGTTTTTGCAGTGTACAAGGACAGGGAAAGCTACCACATAGCGCTCGGACAGGTTTCAAACGAAAACAGCGCGCAAAAAATTGCCGCACTTTTAAAAGAAAACATCAGAAAATAACGGAGAAACAGCTTTATGTATTTAATCGTAGGCCTGGGCAATCCGGGCAAGCAGTATTTTGCGACCCGTCACAACATCGGTTTTTCTGCCATGGATTATCTGTCGCAAAAACATAACATTGCCATCACAAAAATCAAGCACAAGGGCTTGATTGGCGAAGGAAAAATCAACGGAGAACGGGTTTTGCTTTTAAAACCCCAGACCTTTATGAATTTAAGCGGTGAATCGGTTCGGGATGCCGCAACCTTCTACAAAATTCCGAACGAAAACATTTTAATCATTTATGATGACGTATCTCTTCCGGTAGGCAAAATGCGTCTGCGCGAAAAAGGAAGTGCCGGCGGACACAACGGCATTAAATCCATCATCGCCCATTTAGGCTCGGATGTATTTCCGCGCATCAAAATCGGCGTGGGCAGTCCCAAGCCCGAAACGGATTTGGCAGACCATGTTTTGGGGCGCATCTCCAAGGAAGAAGAGAAAATTTTATTTGAAATGCTGGAAAAAACCAACGGCGCGGTGGAAACCTTTGTCAAAGACGGCATGGAACGCGCCATGAACCAATATAGCGGATAATGATGACACAACAAGGATATTTAGAGGTCCTGCAGGAGCAGGAATCCTACAGCGAAATTTTAAACGCTGTAAAAAAGAACAAATTTCCCATAAAAATCACAGGTACGGCCGAGTCGCAAAAACTGCACTTGGCCTATTCTTTGTGTAAAGAATTTAGAAAAAACATGGTATACATCGTGCCCGATCCTTTAACGGCACGGTTTGCCTTAGAGGATTTAAAATTCTTTGCCGGAGAAGAAAATACCGATTTATTCCCCAAAAAGGAACAGATTTTTTATGAAATTGAAGCCAAAAGTGCCGGAAACGCCTCTAAGCGTATCGCGGTGCTGAATAATCTGTTGCACAGGCAGAACTATTTTGTGGTTACCACCATTGAAGCCTTTTGTCAGAAAATCATCTCCAAGGTGGCGTTTGAAAACCGCAGAATCGCATTAAAAACCGCACAGGTTTACAGCATAGAAGATATCGAAAAGAAGCTTGCGCTCATGGGGTATAAACGGGAATACACCGTTGAAGCGCCGGGTCAGTTTGCGGTGCGTGGCGGTATTTTGGATATTTTCCCCCGGAATGCCCTCACCCCTTGCCGCGTTGAGTTTTTTGATGACGAAATTGACACCATCCGTCTGTTTGATCCTGATTCCCAGCTTTCCATTGAAATTGTGCAGGAAATCGAGATTTCTCCTGCCAACGAGGATTTTTCGGACAACATCGGCACCCTTGCGGACTTTTGCGAAAACTGTCTGTTTTTCCTGGAAGAACCGCACCATTTGCATGCCTCCTACGAAAAGGCTGTGTCTGATTTAACCGATGCCATCGGTGCCGCAAAGGAAAAAGCGATGCTCACCGAGCGGGAGCAGATGCGTGCAGACTATTATATAGAAGCTTATTCCACCGCTTTAAAGAAAACCTACAGCCAGGGTGCTATTGCCCTGTCTAACCTGACTTTAGCGGCAAAGGAATTCAATCCGAAAGAAATTCTTTCCATTAATACTAAATCCACCGCTTCGTACAACGGAAATTTAGGCCTTCTGCTGGAGGATATTTTATACTACATCGGACAAAAATACCGCATCGTACTTCCCTGTGGCTCAGAATCCAAAGCCAAGCATCTGCAGGAAGAGTTAAACCGCGAAAATATTTCGTCTGCCTACACCGCAACCTTAAAGGAAATGCCAAAGCGCGGTATGGTAACTTTGGTAGACGGTACGCTGCAACGGGGCTTTGAATATCCCTTAACCGCATCCGTCTTTCTGTCCGACAAAATCTTTGCAGGCGAATCCCAGAAGAAAACAGCACTCCGTAAAAAAGGACAGTCCATCCGCGATATTTCGGATATCAAGGAAGGCGATTATGTGGTGCATCAGAGCCACGGTATCGGTGTATACTCAGGCATTGAGCGCATCACGGTAGACAACATCACAAAGGACTATTTAAAGGTCAAATATCAGGGCACAGACGTTTTATATGTGCCTGTTAACCAGTTGAACTTAATCAACAAATATATCGGCGCAACCGAACACATTAAAGTAAACAAGCTTGGCGGTCAGGAATGGAACCGCACCAAGGCAAAAGCAAAATCAGCTGTTGCGGCAATCGCAAAAGAGTTGGTGGAGCTGTATGCCGCCCGGGAAAATGTACAGGGCTTTGTTTTCAACCCCGACACTCCCTGGCAAAAGGAATTTGAGGATGCCTTTTTATACGAAGAAACCCAAGACCAGGTAACCGCCATTGCAGATGTGAAAAAGGACATGGAAAGTGCAAAGCCCATGGACAGACTGCTTTGCGGTGACGTAGGCTTCGGCAAGACCGAGGTGGCACTTCGCGCGGCGTTTAAAGCCATTATGGACGGCAAGCAGGTGGCATACCTTGTGCCCACCACATTGCTTGCCAAACAGCATTATGAAAACTTCCTGCAACGGTTGCAGAATTACCCCTTTAAAGTTGAAATGCTCTCCCGCTTCCGCTCCAAAAAACAGCAGGAGGAAACGGTAAAACGCTTAAAAAACGGAAGCTGTGACATGGTTGTCGGCACCCACCGTCTGTTGCAGGAGGACATCGGCTTTAAGGATTTAGGTCTTTTGATTGTGGACGAGGAACAGCGCTTTGGCGTAAACCATAAAGAAAAAATAAAAACCTTGAAAAATAACGTGGATGTGTTGACCTTAACCGCAACCCCTATCCCCAGAACCTTAAAAATGGCAATGTCGGGCTTAAGGGACATGAGCGTTTTAACCGAACCGCCTCAGGACAGACATCCCATTCAAACCTATGTTTTAGAATTCAATCCCGAGGTTATCGCCTCTGCCATCCGTCGTGAAATGGAACGAAACGGACAGGTGTATTATCTTTATAACCGTGTCGAATCCATTGACGCCTTTGCGGCACGCATCAAGCAGTTGGTACCCGAGGCACGCATTGCCATCGCCCATGGCAGAATGAGCCAGATTCAGATGGAAAACATTATGTTAAAGGTCATCGACGGTGAGGTGGATGTTTTAATTTGCACCACCATCATTGAAACAGGGCTGGACATTCCGAATGTAAACACCATTATTTTGGATAACGCCGACCGCTTCGGTCTTGCTCAGCTCCACCAGATTCGCGGACGTGTAGGCCGTTCCTCCCGTCTTGCCTATGCCTACTTTACCATTCAGAAGGATAAGGTTTTAGATGCCGTTGCGGAAAAACGGTTAAAGGCAATTAAGGAATACACCGAATTTGGTGCAGGCTTCAAGCTTGCCATGAAAGACCTGGAAATCCGCGGTGCAGGCAGTCTTTTGGGACAGAAACAACACGGACATATTGAACAAATCGGCTATGAGCTTTACTGCAGATTGTTAGAAACCGCGGTGCGTCAGCTGAAAAACAACGAGGAAATTGTGGAAGAACTGCCTATCACCATTGACCTGCAGCAAGACAGCTACATTCCCGAAAAGTATATCGCAGATGCGGACACACGTATTGATGTTTACAAAACCATTTCACAAATTGAAACCGAGGAAGATGCAGACAACGTAATCAGTCAGCTGATTGACCGCTTTGGTGAACCGCCAAAAGTTATGGAAAGCCTGATAGATGCCGTGCTGATTCGGAATCTTGCCAAATCTTTAGGCGTAACAGATGTAACCCAGACCAAATCCGAACTGGTGCTGACCCTTTCTGCCGCCTCCCCGATTGATGCGATTTTGACCTATGTGCAGGAAAATAAAAACGATTTCATTCTGCGCGCCAACAAAACCACTTGCCTTGTTTACAAATTTAACAACCGCACCGTCAACCAGGGTCGGAATATTAAGATTATATTACAATTGCTAAAACGATTGAAAAAATCCTGCGAATAGTATATAATGAAATTGTGGCAACACGATTGCAACAAAAAATCCGTTTATATTGGAAGGTGATTCCCATGAAAAAATGTATAATCTGTCTTTTGGTTTTCAGTATGCTGTTTGCACTTGTTGCCTGCGGTGATTCCAAGACGGCGAAAAACCTCGAAACCGACCAGGTGGTCGGTTCTGTGGAGGGCGAACCCATTTATTTCTGGGAATACAATTTCTTTTTGCAGGATGTAAAGCAGGTAATGCTGGAGCAGTACGGTATTGAACCATCTGACATTTCTGCATCCAAAGAATTCTGGAAAAGAGATTTTGACGGGCAGACCGCCTCCGAGCTTGCCATTGAAAAAGCCTTTGATGAGGTGACAAGCTTTAAGCGTCAGGTCATTTTTGCCAAGCAGAACGGCGCAACGGTTGACGAAAGCTACGAACAACAGTTAGACAAACAGATTGGCGAATACAAAGAGGCTGTCGGTGCTGAATACTTTGAAGTTTTCTTAATAGAAATGGGCTTAACAAGCGAAGAACAGTACCGCCAGATCAGCCGGGACAACGCACACATCAACAATTTCTATCAGTCCCTCACTGCAGACGGGACAGTAACCGTTTCAGACGAGGAAATCGAAGCTTTTTACAACGAATACATTGCGCCCACCTATGATGTGGTTACCGCAAAGCACATTTTGATTTCCACCGTAGATGAAAACGGTGCACCCTTGTCCGATGAAAAGATTGCAAAAGCAGAAGCTTTAGCAAAGGATTTACACAAACAAATCACTGACGGTGAGATAGAATTTGATGCAGCAATGCAAGAATACGGTCAGGACCCGGGCGTTAAATCCAATCCCGACGGCTACACCTTTGGTCGAGGCGAAATGGTCGAAGCCTTTGAAACCACAGCCTTCGGCCTTGAAATCGGCGAAATGTCCGAGCCTGTTTTAAGTGAATTCGGCTGGCACATTATACTTTTAACCGACGCCAAAACCCAAACCCTGGAAGAGGCGTCCGACAACATCCGTCAACAGCTTTCCTTCAGTGCCTGCACCAAATACATCATGGAGCATACCGAATCGTTTGCAATTGAAAAGAATGAAGACGTTTTAGCCAAAGTACAGATATAATCAACAAAAGCACTTCAGAAACCGAAGTGCTTTTTCTAAGGAAAGGAGCTTTAAACCACATGGAAAAACAAGTCCTTTTTACCGACCATCAGGAATATTTGCAGATGGAGCATTTATACACCTCTGCTTTAAAGCAGCTTCAGCTCCGCTTTGAGGTGTTAAACGGCGAATTCAAGGTGATGCATGACCGAAGCCCCATTCATCACATTCAAAGCCGATTCAAATCCACCAAAAGCATTATCAAAAAGTTAAACAAGCTCGGGCACGAGGTGTCCATTCCCTCTGCCATGAAAAATATTAACGACTTAGCCGGCATCCGCGTGGTTTGCAGTTACATTGATGACGTGTATAATGTCGCCGATATGTTTTTGCGCCAGAACGATATTCGCCTGATAAAAAAACGCGACTACATCAAAAATCCCAATTACAACGGCTACAGAAGTCTGCATCTGGATGTGGAAATTCCCGTATTTTTATCCGACCATACCCAGTCGGTCTTAGCTGAAATTCAGATTCGCACCGTTGCCATGGACTTCTGGGCAAGCTTAGAGCACGATTTGCGCTATAAATCGGACAAAAACATTCCGCAGGAGCTTTGCGAGCAGATGCTTGCCTGCGCAGACGAAATTGCTATCATCGACAAAGAAATGCAGGAAATGTATAAAGAAATACAAAACTTATAAAAAAAGAGCCTTACGGCTCTTTTTTTATAGTAATATCGCAATAAAAATACCTGCCAGCACTATGCCTGTGCACATAAATTTATACAAAATATGTTTTTCGTGAAATACCAACCAACCGGTTAAAACGGTGACTAAAACCGAAGATTGCTTGACAATGGTCATGATGGTGACTTCACTTTCCGGGTTTGCGTTGGCTTCAAACAGCATTCTGTCCCCGACCATCAAAGAAAGACTCATAAGCGGAATCCAGAAATTGGTTTTTAGAGTGGAAATATGCACCTTTTCTTTGCGGGCAATCAGTATTATGCCATAAATTACGGTCATAAAAAGCATAAACCAGAACTGCAGTTGAGAAGAATCCATATACTGCATCAACACTTTGTCCATAGTTCCCGAAATGGCATTGAAAAAGCAGTTTAAAAGTGCCGAAAGCAACACCACAAAGGTTACACCCTTTGCAGTCGTGTTGTCTTTTTTTAGATTTGCCAGAAACAATCCCAAAACCACTAAGAACATTCCCGCTATTTTCGGAACGGTCAGCGATTCACCCAAAACGAACACACCAAGAAGTGTAGAAAACACCATGCGCGACAAATCCATAATGCCATATAAGCTGACCGACATGTTTTTAAGTGCCGCATAGGCAAACAGCCAGGCAGTACAAACCACCGCTGCCTTTATGAATATGTAAAATATCAAAGCAGGCGAAAGTGAAAAGGCAGTTCCCGAAAAAGGAATCGCAAAAAGCAAGCCGATAAGGGTATAGAAAAACAGAATTTCGGTGGAACTGCTCTTTTTAAGTGCCGCCTTCTTCATACCCTCTCTCGACCCCTTTAAGAGCCCGTATATAAACACATATAAAATCCAGATTGAACCTGTCATACTCTGCCTCCGTCTCGTATTTCCGACCCATTGTATCACGGATTTCATATAAAGTCAAGCAGGACATAATTTTATAAATCTGTCTTGTTTTGATATTTACATTTTAAGTCCATTATGTTACAATACAAGCAAAGGGAGTGAATTTACATGCAGGAAATTCTTTTTTCGGATTTGTCCGAGATTACAGTCAATAAACAAGATATTGCAGACACCTCTATGCCGGACAAATGGCGCGTAATGCCTTATACTGCAGGGCATACGGAAGGCAAGCTTTTAGTTGCAGGCGAATGTGCCAAACCGAATCCGCTTACCTTAAAATTAGGTCTTACCGGCTGGCACAAGATTTTCCTGGGAATGATTAAAATCGGCTTTGACAACCGTTTTTATATCAAGCTTTCCAACGACCCCTGGTACCGAGCCGTGAATATGTCCAAAGAACCGCGTCCCATTCATTATGATCCCCATGAATGGATTGAAGAAGATTTCTGGTGCTGTGCCGACCTGACCAACCTCAATATTCTGCTCAAAAAGCCGGATGTAGCAGGAAAATTCGGCATACTCACCTCTTCACTTGCCTGGATTCGCTGTGTACCCATGACCGATGATGAAGTAAAGGCGCATCTTGCCTACAACGCACCGCAACGAAAAGTACACGCCCACTTTGACGGCGACTGGAATTTAATCGAGGAAGCGGGGCTTATCGGTCCCATGTCGCGCCTTTGCTCCATAAAAGACACCGATATCAAGCTGTGCTCGGTAGAAGCGATGGCAGACATCGGCAACCGATTTGACTTAACCGACACACCCATGACCACCCAGGATTTAAGCTATTACGAGGGCAATAAAAAGGGCGCGAAAATCGCAAAACTGCGCCACCAAACCTATACCGATTACATTCGACAAAACGGCATTGTTCCCCTTGCGGCTCTGCGCATGAGCATCTGTAATTTCTGCGTTCCGGACGAGCATCTGACTCGTTTGAAATTCCCGGACGAGCATCCCGAATATTATATCAGAAGCCGTGAAGGCGACACCATTCCCATTTGCTCCTATGCGTATTCCAAAGTGCAGAATTATGTGATTGACACCTTAAAAAACGCCTTAGATTTGGGCTATGACGGCGTAACTTTAATGTATGTACGCGGAAGCCATATCGGTTTTGAACAGCCGGTCATAGACGCATTCAAAGCAATTTATCCTAAAATTGACCCCTTCCGTCTGCCCGTTACCGATAACCGATTAAACGGCGTGTGGCGTTCCATTTTCACCGCCTTTATGACAAAGCTACGCAAAGCCCTTGACGAGCATGCAGGTAAGCATGTGCACATTAACATTGTGACCGATTTCACCCCTGAAACCGATTTTCATTTCGGCATTGATATCCGTGAATGGGCGCGTTTAGGCTTGATAGACAGCATGTGCTCCGACACCATGGAAACCTATGAAGATTTAACCGATTGCCTTGCAGATGACGGTTTGATTGACCTTGAAAAATACAAAGAAGAACAAACCAAACGCATGGTAATTTGCCGGAATTATGACGGACTTGACATTGACCGTGTGGTTGAAGGCGTAAAACAATATTTAGAAATCGAAAAGGAATACGGTGTGGAGTTTTATGCATGTCTTTTGGGCTATTGGCGTCCTTCTATCTACACACCCAACTGGGAAAAAGTAAGAAAAGCAGGTGCCACCAAATTCTGCGCCACAAATTTTGTGCATTCCATGCCCGACTTACCCGGCTATCATCGGGTCTCTAAATTCGGACATGACTCCCTCTGCACCGAATACAGCACTCCAAAGCTTTACCGTGTACTTTCCTTAAACAACAAAAACATCGCAACTTATAACCCCAACTGGAGAGGATAAGAAAAAGCAGGCAATTGCCTGCTTTTTCTTATCCGGACTTATCCAAACATAATTGAATTGACAACCGATTCTAAGTATTCCTGACTCCCGCTTCCGGGCATTTCGGGTTTTTGTAGCTTACCTGCGTATTCTGCGAGTTCTTCAAGTGTTGCGTTGCCCGAACGGATTTTTTGTCCGATTTCGGTGTTTGCAAAGCTCTGATACTTTTCTTTTACAAATTCGTCCAGCCTGCCGTCCTCAATCAGTGCTGCCGCCTTGATTAAGCCTAACGCATAGGTATCCATTCCCAGAATAAAGCCTTTAAACATATCCTCTGCGGTGTAGCTGGGACGACGGTTTTTCGCATCAAAGTTAAATCCGCCCGTAAGACCGCCTGCCTTTAAAACCTCTAACATGCAGTAGGTTGCGCTGTACACATCCGACGGGAACTGGTCGGTATCCCAACCAAGCAGGTAATCGCCCTGGTTGGCATCAATAGAGCCAAGCATACCGTTCATGGCAGAAATGCGAAGCTCGTGCTCAAAAGTATGTCCTGCAAGGGTTGCATGATTGGCTTCAATATTCATCTTAAAATCTTTATCCAGACCGTATTGACGTAAAAAGCCGATGGCGGTTGCCGCATCAAAATCATACTGATGTTTCATGGGTTCCTTGGGCTTAGGCTCAATGTAAAAATCGCCCGTAAACCCGATTTTTCTGCCGTAGGTAACTGCCATTTTCATTAAAGCGGCAATGTTTTCCTGTTCAAATTTAACGTCTGTATTCAAAAGAGTTTCATAGCCTTCTCTGCCACCCCAGAACACATAACCTTTACCGCCAAGCTTTACGGTAAGCTCTAATGCCTTTTTCACCTGTGCCGCCGCAAAGCAGAACACGTCCGCCGAATTGGTACTGCCTGCACCGTTTACAAAACGGGGATTGGAGAACATATTGGCTGTACCCCACAGACATTTGATGCCTGTTTCTTTCATTTTAACCAGTATATAATCGGTGATTTCGTCTAATCTTTTGTTGGTTTCGTTGATGTCATCTGCCTCGGGCACCAAATCCACATCATGGAAACAAAAATACTCCACGCCAAGCTTTTGCATGAATTCAAACCCTGCGTCCACTTTTGCTTTTGCGTGCGCCATAGTGCCTTTTTCTGCGCCGAATGCCTTGTCTGCGGTGTCTCTGCCGAACATATCGGTACCTGCCGCACAGAGGTTGTGCCACCAAGCCATGGCAAAGGGCAGATGCTCTTTCATCTTTTTGCCTAAAATTACTTTTTCCGCATCATAATACTTGAAAGAAAGCGGATTTTTACTGTTTTTTCCCTCGTATTCAATTTTGGGAATGTTTTCAAAATAAGCCATTTAATTTTCCTCCTTTAATTCCTTATATAAATTCTTAAGACTTGGATAAAGCTTTTTAAATTTCTGATATTTCTTTTCATAGCGTGCAGATAACTCCGCTGTCGGCAAAATTTCTTCTTTCACCTTTACGCTTACACATGCCTGAACTGCTTTAAAGTCACCGCAAGCCACCATAGCAAGAAGTGCACCACCAAAACCGGGTCCCTCTTCGGTTTCGGGAATCTGCAGCTTTATATTCAGTACATTTGAAAGAATCTGCATCCAAAGCTTAGATTTTGCACCGCCACCGCAAACCGTACTTTGTGAAACCAAAATACCTAAGCTTTTTGCCACCTCCAGATTGTCCCGCACCGCAAAGGCTACGCCCTCTAATACCGCAAGCAGCATATCCGCACGGGTGGTATTGGGTCTTAAGCCTATAAACATGCCTGTTGCATTGGTGTCGTTAATCGGGCTTCTCTCACCCATCAAATAAGGCAGAAAAAACACTTCATTCTGTCCTAAATCCGATTCCTTAATTTCATCCTGCACAGATTTAAAATCCTCTGTTTTTAAAATTTCCTCACAAAACCATTTGTTGCAGGATGCCGCAGACAGCATGCACCCCATCAGATGATATCCACCGTCCGCATGGCAAAAGGCGTGCAAGGCATTATTGGGGTCAACCCCGAATTTTTCGGAGGAAATAAACACCGTACCGCTGGTACCAAGAGAAATATTACACCGTCCCTCGCCTACTGTTGCC
Encoded here:
- a CDS encoding DMT family transporter; translated protein: MTGSIWILYVFIYGLLKGSREGMKKAALKKSSSTEILFFYTLIGLLFAIPFSGTAFSLSPALIFYIFIKAAVVCTAWLFAYAALKNMSVSLYGIMDLSRMVFSTLLGVFVLGESLTVPKIAGMFLVVLGLFLANLKKDNTTAKGVTFVVLLSALLNCFFNAISGTMDKVLMQYMDSSQLQFWFMLFMTVIYGIILIARKEKVHISTLKTNFWIPLMSLSLMVGDRMLFEANANPESEVTIMTIVKQSSVLVTVLTGWLVFHEKHILYKFMCTGIVLAGIFIAILL
- the xylA gene encoding xylose isomerase, with product MAYFENIPKIEYEGKNSKNPLSFKYYDAEKVILGKKMKEHLPFAMAWWHNLCAAGTDMFGRDTADKAFGAEKGTMAHAKAKVDAGFEFMQKLGVEYFCFHDVDLVPEADDINETNKRLDEITDYILVKMKETGIKCLWGTANMFSNPRFVNGAGSTNSADVFCFAAAQVKKALELTVKLGGKGYVFWGGREGYETLLNTDVKFEQENIAALMKMAVTYGRKIGFTGDFYIEPKPKEPMKHQYDFDAATAIGFLRQYGLDKDFKMNIEANHATLAGHTFEHELRISAMNGMLGSIDANQGDYLLGWDTDQFPSDVYSATYCMLEVLKAGGLTGGFNFDAKNRRPSYTAEDMFKGFILGMDTYALGLIKAAALIEDGRLDEFVKEKYQSFANTEIGQKIRSGNATLEELAEYAGKLQKPEMPGSGSQEYLESVVNSIMFG
- the xylB gene encoding xylulokinase — protein: MKYYIGADLGTSALKLLLVDENKQIVKTVSKSYEVCYPHPGWSEQSPEDWWNAFVNGVKELIAEVDKTAVAGIAVAGQMHGLVVLDEKDAVIRPAILWNDGRTDKETAYLNAVVGKEKLSACTANIAFAGFTAPKILWMKNNEKDNFDKISKIMLPKDYINYKLTGVHATDYSDASGMLLMDVQNKCWSEEMLEICSVKAEQMPALYESFECIGTLLPEVAEMLGITAEVKVAAGAGDNAAAAIGTATVGEGRCNISLGTSGTVFISSEKFGVDPNNALHAFCHADGGYHLMGCMLSAASCNKWFCEEILKTEDFKSVQDEIKESDLGQNEVFFLPYLMGERSPINDTNATGMFIGLRPNTTRADMLLAVLEGVAFAVRDNLEVAKSLGILVSQSTVCGGGAKSKLWMQILSNVLNIKLQIPETEEGPGFGGALLAMVACGDFKAVQACVSVKVKEEILPTAELSARYEKKYQKFKKLYPSLKNLYKELKEEN